From the Acinetobacter wanghuae genome, one window contains:
- a CDS encoding transcriptional regulator produces the protein MTIKPIRIQFKTTCELLDISRETLRHIVRTDKTFPKAMKQGKAKQSPVYFDYVELMQWHESQKSSAKEEA, from the coding sequence ATGACAATTAAACCAATCAGAATCCAATTTAAAACAACTTGTGAGTTGTTAGATATTAGCCGTGAAACTTTACGGCATATCGTTCGTACAGATAAAACTTTTCCTAAAGCAATGAAGCAGGGAAAAGCAAAACAGAGTCCAGTTTACTTTGACTATGTTGAGCTTATGCAGTGGCATGAAAGCCAAAAATCTTCTGCTAAAGAGGAGGCTTAA
- a CDS encoding Rha family transcriptional regulator, protein MQELITIQNGQAVTTDILIAKAFNKRPSSVRRAIKNLNCSEEFRLHNFAHTYYVDQQGKKQPSYLITKDGFVLLVMGFTGKYATGFKIQYIEAFNKMEKYLQSTQQQYNQVNFYFNVKKDGISDCARSMVFWKQEKPVLLNILATLEKHLQLDLFQDAGTK, encoded by the coding sequence ATGCAAGAACTCATCACTATTCAAAATGGTCAGGCAGTGACAACGGATATTCTGATTGCCAAAGCATTTAATAAACGTCCAAGCTCAGTTAGACGAGCAATTAAAAACTTAAACTGCTCAGAAGAATTTAGACTGCACAATTTTGCACACACCTACTATGTTGACCAACAAGGAAAGAAACAACCGAGTTATCTCATCACAAAAGATGGCTTTGTTTTGCTGGTCATGGGATTTACAGGGAAGTATGCCACTGGGTTTAAAATCCAATACATTGAGGCATTCAACAAAATGGAAAAGTATTTGCAAAGTACTCAGCAACAATATAACCAAGTGAATTTTTATTTTAATGTCAAAAAAGATGGAATCAGTGATTGTGCTAGAAGCATGGTTTTTTGGAAGCAAGAAAAGCCAGTCCTTTTAAATATTCTTGCAACATTGGAAAAGCACTTACAGCTCGATTTATTTCAAGATGCTGGAACTAAATAG